Within the Miscanthus floridulus cultivar M001 chromosome 17, ASM1932011v1, whole genome shotgun sequence genome, the region GATGGTGTTATGCTTGTTATGTTAATACTGTTCTGTTGTCATTTCTTGTTGGGCTGACCTACAATGAGTATTTGGTTTCATGATTCCATCAAAATTGTTTAGCATGTAAAAGAATCTGGGGGTTTACTTGTTGGTTCATTGGGTACTTATTCACCGTAATCTAGTGACATATGGATCCCTATAAACTAAAATTTATGTAATTGTTTATTATGAAAGCTTGGCTGTTAAAGTTTAGAACTGTCGAACAGCTTTGGCACAAGATGACAAAAGGCAATGCAGAAAGATAGTGCTTGTATAAATAATAGTTTCCACAACATCTATTGGACTTGCCATTTTTTCCATGGGTTCTGGAAGTAATGAATGGCATAGATTCATAATGCCGTACTTTGATATTTTATTGCAATGGCCTAACAGGTTTTGGAAGGTATGTCATGTTGTGAAGTGGACTCTTTAGTAGTTttatgattattattattactgacTGTGACATTCATAGTAGACATACTATCTATGTTTTACCAAGACTATTTATGTAACCAGTAGTGATACATAAATGTAGCTGATATTCTTTACCGTCACATAGTTTGAAAACCCTTCAGTTAGAAGTTAATGGATGTTTATGATTAGGACGCCAAATGATACACCATATTTGGTCGAAGTCTTGGAGACCAGCTTGAACTTACACTGTAGATGGGCATTGTCTTTCATAAACCCTATCATGTTTTTAAGATAATGCTGGCATCAGCCTCTTGCAACTAGCATGTTACATGTTCCTTGTACATGAGTACATATGTTCAATTTTCTTAATTTATCAATAAGTACATGAGTCAATTAGAAAGTTTGATGAGTATGTCTGATTTTGTAAGAGCATCCTATCACAAGTCACAACTCGTCAACTCGGATTGTTGTCTCTAACCTGTTACCATTATTCTTGCAGGATCTGTACAGAAGCATACTGAAAGATGCTGGAACCTCAGCAGACAATAAGTTCACTTCTATTGCTCTTAGCAACTTCcttgctggtgctgctgctggatGTACTACCCTGGTCCTCATCTATCCACTCGACATTGCTCACACCCGTCTTGCAGCTGATATCGGACGTACAGACACCCGCCAGTTCAGAGGCATTCGCCACTTCATCCAAACCATCTACAAGACAAACGGCATCAGAGGCATCTACAGGGGATTACCAGCGTCACTCCAGGGGATGGTCGTTCACCGGGGTCTGTACTTTGGCGGCTTCGACACTGCCAAAGATGTCCTGGTGCCTCTGGAGTCCCCCCTGTGGCAGCGCTGGGTTGCAGCGCAGGCCGTGACATCCATGGCAGGGCTCATCTCGTACCCACTGGACACGGTGCGGCGAAGGATGATGATGCAGTCAGGGATGGAGGTGCAGATGTACAGCAGCACACTCGACTGCTGGAGGAAGATATACAGGCTGGAGGGGATCCGGTCATTCTACCGCGGTGCACTGTCTAACATGTTTAGGAGCACTGGTGCAGCCACCATACTCGTTTTGTATGATGAGGTCAAGAAGTTCATGGACAGGGGTAGGTTGTAACAGCTATAGAGGGGTTTCTTCACAGATTTTTGGATTCGATATGGGGAGTGGGATTAGGCCAAAGGTACAGGGAGCAGCAGCTCGAGCATTTTGTAACTGAATGCTGGTTTCCTCCTGCCTACTAACTAGCTCGATGTAGCCGAGCCTCAAGGTTCTGACTCGTGAACTGTGGCCTgtttttgttatgagagaaaaatactatagattcagCTGATAAACCGGTCGTTCAAGCTCGGTCATTTCACGTCATCGTAGCTCTTGTTCTTTCGCCTGTGCTGATACGTGTGCTTCACCTCATCGATGTTCTAGCATACCATTGACGCTGCTGCCCCAGCATAAACTTTGCCCAAATGAATCTCATTAATGCCGCTTCCATCCTATCAATTCTTTTCTCATCTGGTCCCACTTGTTCCCTCAAACAATCGGGGCGCGTGAAATCGCTTGGCGATTTGTTTTTTTGACAGAAGCTTGACGATTTTTTCGTGGCTAGCTAAGAGCAACTCTAAGAGAGTTGCTATTTCTACTTTAAACTCTAATTTAGAGTTTCTGCTAAAAAAATCAGCCTTCGACAGTTGTTCTATCTAGGATTTCAAATTAGCTAACCAGTCATTCCGTCCTTCTTAGTGGCTAAAGAAAGCGAGCCTCCACGGCTTGCCATCCGCTGCCTCCCCGCGTGATTCCCGTGTAGCGTTCGTCCTTCCTGCACCCCGAGTCATGCTATCTCCACCTCTAGGCGGCCTTCTCTTGGGTGTCGCACGGTCGGAGCTCCGCGTCAGCGTCCGTGAACGCATGCGGGACGTGCAACTGAGGCCCCGCAGCAGCGTCGCGGAGCTTGCTGAGGCCGAACGAGTGCAGTTGCAGCGGGCGCGCCGTCTCCCTGTCGCTGGCCTTTATGCTGCCGTCTTTGTCAGCTATGGTGGCCGACGCCAGGCTGTTGACGAGGGACAAGAGGTAGCTCAAGGACACGAGCCGGCACAAAGAGCTTCACTGCTGTGGCCGGGACTGCGCAATGCTGTCGGAGGCCACCGCTGTGTCCTCCGCCGTGTGGCACTTGGTGGCCGACGCGACTTCGGCATCGTGTGAGCTGGCTAAGTTGAGCCATGTAGGAAGTAGCTAGCTTAGCTTGGTGCGTGTGCGTGCCAGCAACTGGAGGGAATCAGTTCAAGTACGAGACGGACGAGAGTAGTTGCCAAGTTGGTCAGTGCTTGTTGCCTGTTCGACGAAATGTGCCAACCAGTAGAGCTTGTTGCCCATTGACGTAGCGGGTTGAATGTTGAGATAGCTATTTTTTTAGAGAGCCTGTTGGAGTAGTCTAACTTTTTTTTAGGCATTTCTATTTTACAGAATAGCTAAATCAGAAATTTTGGAAAGTGTTTTTAGCCattctcttggagttgctcttaggtgCCTCCCTCCTTTCTTCGTCTTCCGTGTGGACCTAGGCCGGCGACGTCGCCCGCCGTTGCGGACGCCCTGAGGGGTCTACGCCATGATTAAACCCATTTCACGTATTTGGCTACCTAGCTTCCGTACTTACTTGGCTTAACCGGTCCGCTGGCGCTCCTTAAAAAGAAGGGTCTATTTTGCCATTGAACTATCGTCAAGTTTGTTTATGCGCCCAGTTTGTTTGGGcttatttggctgataagccatggctaaaaataccgttggctggtttggtgtgagaaaaaaatactgtttgttggctgataagccatggcttataagccaaatacgaccaagtgaACAGGCGGCTAATCGCTAAACTTGAAAACATGATTTTTTGTCCAGTCAGCTCTCAAAAGGCAGGTATACTTGGGCACTGCGCCCATTTGAACCCccccattttttttatttttaacactttttaaactatttttaaatctgacattgtttttttaactaacacttttgtaCGTGCCTCTTCGCATGGCGTGGCGAAATCAttctgccgcgccatgcatggagaCGCGGCGAGGGTGCCACTATGGTAGTCAGCCACGGCGCTGACCGCTGACGCAATCGGGCTGCCGTGCCACCGACCACGGCACGGGGCTGACGATCCATGCATCACGGTGCGGCAGCCCCATGTACAGGCCTACGGCCCGGCCTCgcttcccttcctctctctctctctgtctcactCGGCCCGTTTGAACCGGTTGGAGAGAGGAGCCACATTGCGCCCgtcgccgcgcagcgcccgccaCGCCCGCTGCCACCCTCCCTCACTCTTCACTGTCGCCGTCGCCCTCCCTCACTCCTCACAGTCGCACCGCCCCTCCATGTCTCCCCACTGCCGCGCGCCCCTCCCTTTATTCCCACTGTTGTGCCACCCGTCCTCGTCGCCAGCGCGGCGGCGCCCTGTCTCGCTGCCTCCCTGTGTCCCCATCCCCTGCCACCCCATGTCGTTCCCGTGCACCAACTGTAGGCGTTAAAAGAAGCCCGCCGCCGCCCGACCATTGCCACTGCTGGCCATCTCGTCTCATTTGGTGGATtggggtgagccccaatcttcccTCTTGTTTGTCGAGGTAATGTTCTTCTGCATTTGTTGCTTCAATCAAATTTTTGTTAGCTAGGGTTAGGATTCAAATttagtttgactggatagcaaTTTATATAGTTACTTAGGAAAGTTATTTAGTGAAGTTAGTAAAGTTAAGTTATTAATGGTTAGTTTTGCAGTTAGCTAGATaggtatagttagtaaagttactcagtatagttagtataggtattaatattagtgTAGTTATTTAGCATAGTTAGTTAGAATTGTTGGTATAGctattaatattagattagttagtataggtgtagttagtataggtattaatattagattagttagtagacacgacgatttcgacgatttgatgaagtttcttgaaatatttttgtagatggattgttgtatCATAGTATTTTACGGAGGAAGTATTAGGAgacaagatggtatgtttgaggatattgaagaagaattggaatggtttgatgaacctcctagctttagTGATCTTTGTGTTCGTTTGAAGGgaaagtttgacggtgatttcacactgaaggggaggtttgatagtgAAAAGACTAGGTCACACTACGTGCTGATGCTCTTGAGCGACCATGCTCACTAGTCCCGCTACAATAGAGTAATTCAAGGTTCCAATGtggccatggctgaggtggtgttggagaatgggtacatgatgCATGGTCTCTAGGAGGGACCGTCCTTTGACGGTGATACTCAACAAGAACGTGGGGTCTATTTGGAACCAACTATGGGTACTATGGATTTAGATGGTCAGTTGACATAGGAGCAGCTTCATACAACTCTAGTAGGCTGTATAAGTAATGACTTtgatgtgaacgagttcgaacgggagcaggaggaggaggacaggatcagtGATGTAGTTACCAGTGATTTAGACGATTCGGATGATGAACAAGGAGATagagatgctatgccaacactgGTTGATGCCATGTCAGTACCGGTTCatgctatgccattaccagtatcaGCTAAGGTACTTCATGCTATGTCGGCTCAgagtagactagtcatagatttgctaGAGGACGATACCCCATATGATTCATGGGGTAGAATTAGCAAAGCACAGCAGTAtagtccaccaccaccttacacaacgaCAGAGCTTATGCAACTGAGatcgatgaacgtaccttttaGTGGTGttctgaactatagggatgtcaacatgatggatatggcagtttgtgacaccggtctgcagatgtgtagaaaattattgtatgaccatgagaatgaAATCCTTAtcaaggggatgatattcaatacaatgtcataGATGAAGttgttccttcaggactatgttgtttatcaccataggccgtacagtgtcactcattcggaccagatgttgaggtaccacgtgatatatAAAAatagttgtatgtggaggttaaatgcacgaaagagacagagtgatggcaagtggaggatgagtaaagtggtcgaaccccacacttgcct harbors:
- the LOC136519116 gene encoding probable ADP,ATP carrier protein At5g56450 encodes the protein MSEEAAAAAAARAGVEESIGRRPRRDGRGEAAAGRVWEFERGLVAGALMGGAVHTVVAPIERVKLLLQTQDGNAALLGRARRFRGFADCVARTVRDEGVLSLWRGNGTAVIRYYPSVALNFSLKDLYRSILKDAGTSADNKFTSIALSNFLAGAAAGCTTLVLIYPLDIAHTRLAADIGRTDTRQFRGIRHFIQTIYKTNGIRGIYRGLPASLQGMVVHRGLYFGGFDTAKDVLVPLESPLWQRWVAAQAVTSMAGLISYPLDTVRRRMMMQSGMEVQMYSSTLDCWRKIYRLEGIRSFYRGALSNMFRSTGAATILVLYDEVKKFMDRGRL